One Bombus huntii isolate Logan2020A unplaced genomic scaffold, iyBomHunt1.1 ctg00000319.1, whole genome shotgun sequence DNA window includes the following coding sequences:
- the LOC126877986 gene encoding katanin p60 ATPase-containing subunit A-like 2 isoform X1 produces the protein MNGDLSMQGSMNKIFYNLRKKEESRISERHRNILYLVCDYLEHNGNQWTSWKEKAKPNLKIRHRYIDISDVLFREARLSPEHRVCDNIDLEIIVAEYENYYKMKFQKYPILCKKITGREMTREVTNASKTVCRSIETKAKSFSKQARSEPVKETNLQQKITDDNTNHINLAMTVTSIFPNESDGRSSEELFNVPMEQSMQSKILKCIEKLYSDNTELRKIAEDVSCEIVVNKLNVHWDDVIGLEECKTAVKEAVVYPLKYPISFDGPFSPWKGILLYGPPGTGKTKLAKAVATECHCTFFNITAS, from the exons atgaacggtgatttatcgatgcaaggtagtatgaataagatattttataatctgcgaaaaaag gagGAGAGTCGTATTTCGGAACGTCATCGCAACATATTATACCTTGTATGTGATTATTTGGAACACAATGG aaatcagTGGACATCGTGGAAAGAGAAGGCGAaaccaaatttgaaaattcgacatcg GTATATAGACATTAGCGATGTATTATTCCGGGAAGCTCGTCTGTCTCCCGAACATCGGGTCTGCGACAACatcgatttggaaattatcgttgcagagtatgaaaattattacaagatgaaatttcaaaaatatcccatattgtgtaagaaaataactggaagggaaatgacgagggaagtgacaaatgcaagcaaaac TGTTTGTAGAAGTATTGAGACAAAAGCCAAATCTTTTAGTAAACAAGCGAGAAGTGAGCCTGTGAAAGAGACGAATCTACAGCAGAAGATAACTGATGACAATACGAATCATATTAATCTCGCAATGACAGTGACGTCAATATTCCCCAATGAGAGTGATGGACGTTCATCAGAAGAGCTATTTAACGTCCCAATGGAACAATCCATGCaatcgaagatattgaaatgcaTTGAAAAGCTTTATTCAGATAATACGGAATTACGAAAGATTGCTGAGGACGTCTCATGC GAGATCgtagtaaacaaattaaatgtacattgggatgacgttataggccTAGAAGAATGTAAAACCGCTGTTAAGGAGGCCGTTGTGTATCCCCTTAAGTATCCTATCTCTTTTGATGGCCCGTTTTCCCCATGGAAAGGTATTTTGCTGTACGGCCCACCTGGTACAG ggaaaacgaagttagcgaaggcagtcgcgacagaatgccattgcaccttttttaacataactgCCAGCTGA
- the LOC126877986 gene encoding katanin p60 ATPase-containing subunit A-like 2 isoform X2: protein MNGDLSMQGSMNKIFYNLRKKEESRISERHRNILYLVCDYLEHNGNQWTSWKEKAKPNLKIRHRYIDISDVLFREARLSPEHRVCDNIDLEIIVAEYENYYKMKFQKYPILCKKITGREMTREVTNASKTSIETKAKSFSKQARSEPVKETNLQQKITDDNTNHINLAMTVTSIFPNESDGRSSEELFNVPMEQSMQSKILKCIEKLYSDNTELRKIAEDVSCEIVVNKLNVHWDDVIGLEECKTAVKEAVVYPLKYPISFDGPFSPWKGILLYGPPGTGKTKLAKAVATECHCTFFNITAS from the exons atgaacggtgatttatcgatgcaaggtagtatgaataagatattttataatctgcgaaaaaag gagGAGAGTCGTATTTCGGAACGTCATCGCAACATATTATACCTTGTATGTGATTATTTGGAACACAATGG aaatcagTGGACATCGTGGAAAGAGAAGGCGAaaccaaatttgaaaattcgacatcg GTATATAGACATTAGCGATGTATTATTCCGGGAAGCTCGTCTGTCTCCCGAACATCGGGTCTGCGACAACatcgatttggaaattatcgttgcagagtatgaaaattattacaagatgaaatttcaaaaatatcccatattgtgtaagaaaataactggaagggaaatgacgagggaagtgacaaatgcaagcaaaac AAGTATTGAGACAAAAGCCAAATCTTTTAGTAAACAAGCGAGAAGTGAGCCTGTGAAAGAGACGAATCTACAGCAGAAGATAACTGATGACAATACGAATCATATTAATCTCGCAATGACAGTGACGTCAATATTCCCCAATGAGAGTGATGGACGTTCATCAGAAGAGCTATTTAACGTCCCAATGGAACAATCCATGCaatcgaagatattgaaatgcaTTGAAAAGCTTTATTCAGATAATACGGAATTACGAAAGATTGCTGAGGACGTCTCATGC GAGATCgtagtaaacaaattaaatgtacattgggatgacgttataggccTAGAAGAATGTAAAACCGCTGTTAAGGAGGCCGTTGTGTATCCCCTTAAGTATCCTATCTCTTTTGATGGCCCGTTTTCCCCATGGAAAGGTATTTTGCTGTACGGCCCACCTGGTACAG ggaaaacgaagttagcgaaggcagtcgcgacagaatgccattgcaccttttttaacataactgCCAGCTGA
- the LOC126877986 gene encoding katanin p60 ATPase-containing subunit A-like 2 isoform X3, translating into MNGDLSMQGSMNKIFYNLRKKEESRISERHRNILYLVCDYLEHNGYIDISDVLFREARLSPEHRVCDNIDLEIIVAEYENYYKMKFQKYPILCKKITGREMTREVTNASKTVCRSIETKAKSFSKQARSEPVKETNLQQKITDDNTNHINLAMTVTSIFPNESDGRSSEELFNVPMEQSMQSKILKCIEKLYSDNTELRKIAEDVSCEIVVNKLNVHWDDVIGLEECKTAVKEAVVYPLKYPISFDGPFSPWKGILLYGPPGTGKTKLAKAVATECHCTFFNITAS; encoded by the exons atgaacggtgatttatcgatgcaaggtagtatgaataagatattttataatctgcgaaaaaag gagGAGAGTCGTATTTCGGAACGTCATCGCAACATATTATACCTTGTATGTGATTATTTGGAACACAATGG GTATATAGACATTAGCGATGTATTATTCCGGGAAGCTCGTCTGTCTCCCGAACATCGGGTCTGCGACAACatcgatttggaaattatcgttgcagagtatgaaaattattacaagatgaaatttcaaaaatatcccatattgtgtaagaaaataactggaagggaaatgacgagggaagtgacaaatgcaagcaaaac TGTTTGTAGAAGTATTGAGACAAAAGCCAAATCTTTTAGTAAACAAGCGAGAAGTGAGCCTGTGAAAGAGACGAATCTACAGCAGAAGATAACTGATGACAATACGAATCATATTAATCTCGCAATGACAGTGACGTCAATATTCCCCAATGAGAGTGATGGACGTTCATCAGAAGAGCTATTTAACGTCCCAATGGAACAATCCATGCaatcgaagatattgaaatgcaTTGAAAAGCTTTATTCAGATAATACGGAATTACGAAAGATTGCTGAGGACGTCTCATGC GAGATCgtagtaaacaaattaaatgtacattgggatgacgttataggccTAGAAGAATGTAAAACCGCTGTTAAGGAGGCCGTTGTGTATCCCCTTAAGTATCCTATCTCTTTTGATGGCCCGTTTTCCCCATGGAAAGGTATTTTGCTGTACGGCCCACCTGGTACAG ggaaaacgaagttagcgaaggcagtcgcgacagaatgccattgcaccttttttaacataactgCCAGCTGA
- the LOC126877986 gene encoding katanin p60 ATPase-containing subunit A-like 2 isoform X4, with amino-acid sequence MNGDLSMQGSMNKIFYNLRKKEESRISERHRNILYLVCDYLEHNGNQWTSWKEKAKPNLKIRHRYIDISDVLFREARLSPEHRVCDNIDLEIIVAEYENYYKMKFQKYPILCKKITGREMTREVTNASKTVCRSIETKAKSFSKQARSEPVKETNLQQKITDDNTNHINLAMTVTSIFPNESDGRSSEELFNVPMEQSMQSKILKCIEKLYSDNTELRKIAEDVSCA; translated from the exons atgaacggtgatttatcgatgcaaggtagtatgaataagatattttataatctgcgaaaaaag gagGAGAGTCGTATTTCGGAACGTCATCGCAACATATTATACCTTGTATGTGATTATTTGGAACACAATGG aaatcagTGGACATCGTGGAAAGAGAAGGCGAaaccaaatttgaaaattcgacatcg GTATATAGACATTAGCGATGTATTATTCCGGGAAGCTCGTCTGTCTCCCGAACATCGGGTCTGCGACAACatcgatttggaaattatcgttgcagagtatgaaaattattacaagatgaaatttcaaaaatatcccatattgtgtaagaaaataactggaagggaaatgacgagggaagtgacaaatgcaagcaaaac TGTTTGTAGAAGTATTGAGACAAAAGCCAAATCTTTTAGTAAACAAGCGAGAAGTGAGCCTGTGAAAGAGACGAATCTACAGCAGAAGATAACTGATGACAATACGAATCATATTAATCTCGCAATGACAGTGACGTCAATATTCCCCAATGAGAGTGATGGACGTTCATCAGAAGAGCTATTTAACGTCCCAATGGAACAATCCATGCaatcgaagatattgaaatgcaTTGAAAAGCTTTATTCAGATAATACGGAATTACGAAAGATTGCTGAGGACGTCTCATGC gccTAG